In a genomic window of Lycium ferocissimum isolate CSIRO_LF1 unplaced genomic scaffold, AGI_CSIRO_Lferr_CH_V1 ctg13488, whole genome shotgun sequence:
- the LOC132042124 gene encoding cytochrome c biogenesis protein CcsA — MIFSILEHILTHISFSVVSIVLLIYFLTLLVNLDEIIGFFDSSDKGIVITFFGITGLLFTRWIYSGHFPLSNLYESLIFLSWAFAIIHIVSYFNKKKKNHLNAITAPSAIFIQGFATSGLLNNMPQSAILVPALQSQWLMMHVSMMILGYGALLCGSLLSIALLVITFRKVGSTFWKNNMKIKFLLNEFFSFDVLYYINERNSILLQQNINFSFSRNYYRYQLIEQLDYWSFRIISLGFIFLTVGILSGAVWANETWGSYWNWDPKETWAFITWTIFAIYLHIKTNRNARGINSAIVASLGFLLIWICYFGVNLLGIGLHSYGSFTSN; from the coding sequence atgattttttcaattttagagCATATATTAACTCATATATCTTTTTCGGTCGTTTCAATTGTActactaatttattttttaactttattaGTTAATTTAGATGAAATCATAGGATTTTTTGATTCATCAGATAAAGGAATCGTAATTACGTTTTTTGGTATAACAGGATTATTATTCACGCGTTGGATTTATTCAGGACATTTTCCATTAagcaatttatatgaatcattaatttttctttcatggGCTTTTGCAATTATTCATATAGTTtcctattttaataaaaaaaaaaaaaatcacttaaacGCAATAACTGCGCCAAGTGCTATTTTTATTCAGGGTTTTGCTACTTCAGGCCTTTTAAACAACATGCCTCAGTCTGCAATATTAGTACCAGCTCTccagtcccagtggttaatgatgCACGTAAGTATGATGATCTTAGGCTATGGCGCTCTGTTATGCGGATCATTATTATCAATAGCTCTTCTAGTCATTACATTTCGCAAGGTCGGATCTactttttggaaaaataatatgaaaataaaatttttattaaatgaatttttttcttttgatgtaCTTTACTACATAAACGAAAGAAATTCTATTTTACTACAACAAAACattaattttagtttttctaGAAATTATTATAGGTATCAATTGATTGAACAATTAGATTATTGGAGTTTTCGTATTATTAGTCTCGGATTTATCTTTTTAACCGTCGGCATTCTTTCAGGAGCTGTATGGGCTAATGAAACGTGGGGTTCATATTGGAATTGGGATCCGAAAGAAACCTGGGCATTTATTACTTGGACCATCTTCGCAATTTATTTACATATTAAAACAAATAGGAATGCTCGAGGTATAAATTCTGCAATTGTGGCTTCGCTaggttttcttttaatttggaTATGCTATTTTGGCGTCAATCTTTTAGGAATAGGTTTACATAGTTATGGTTCATTTACATCGAATTaa